From Gossypium raimondii isolate GPD5lz chromosome 11, ASM2569854v1, whole genome shotgun sequence:
tatacagataatttaaaacatcataaatttaaaacatcatcaattttaccatttcaatcaaaaccacatttaattttacattaactTTTTATAACTTTATTGTACATATTTTTCACCTACGTCCCataatctaaatatttaaatttcttaaatccACAGCGTTTGGACTGCTAGTCAaacttcaaaacccttctttatGAAAATTAACTTTTTCTGGTCTATATAGTTCGTTAAACTTGGGGATCAAGAATATCCAAGTCACCAAAAACAGAGAAGAACAAAAGGATAATGTCAAGAAAATATcacttatattatatttattcggttttttattaaaatgacctaaaattttaataaattataaaaataatttattttcttattttttttacgtAAATGACCTGAAATGAATATGCCACGTcattaaagaaatcaaatttttggtGGAACTATAGTAAATGACCCAACCTgtataaatatcaaaaaaatattagtatttcTCATTAATTAAGGggccaaaaaataaataatggagGTGTAGCCGCCACAAGTTTAagatatttggttttttttaagtaaaagaaaagcGTAGCATCGGACATTATAAAGTCAATGGTCAGCTTCCATCTTAGCACCATCTGCAGAACTAGTTGAGATCTAGCAATTACAGAAATGGCAAAATGTAGTTATGTTCCACTCTTCGAAACAAAGCAAGTTAAAGGACGAGTCCTTTTCAGGTGTATTGCAGCCTCAATCTTTCTCGGCATCTGCTTCATTGTTATGTATAGATTAATGTTTTTCCCAGTCggaggaaaagttgagagatgGATTTGGATTGGACAGTTTCTTTCTGAGCTATGGTTCTGTTTTTATTGGTTTCTCACCACCGTTAGTAGATGGAACTCTGTCTACCGCTTGCCGTACATACAAAGGCTCTCTCAAaggtatatatacatatcttcATTATGTTGTTAACAGAAACTATTCATGCTAATTCGTTTCGTTTTTCATGATTCACAATTTATTCTTGAAAAGGTTCGAAAAGGAATTACCGGGCATCGACATCTTTGTGTGCACAGCGGATCCGTTGATAGAGCCACCGAGCATGGTGGTGAATACGGTTTTATCAGTGATGGCATATGATTATCCACCTGAGAAGTTAAGCATCTATTTGTCAGATGATGGGGGATCGGATTTGACGTTTTATGCCATGTTAGAGGCTGCAAATTTCTCCAAGACATGGCTTCCTTTTTGCAAGAAGTTCAGAGTTGAACCAACATCTCCTGAGGCCTACTTTAGGACAGCTTCTGAACCACTCAATGATGCTGACAACTGGCTTTCGGTTAaggtaattttaatatttgttggCTTTCCactaatatataaacatatgtgTCATTGCATTTTTTATCGTTAAACAAGAATGGAATCTTAGGTGAAAAggtaatgtatttatttttttaatatttttagttgttttatttaataattcatataaaaataataacaacgcttttaagtaaatttttattgggTCAATGTTGagttgatataaaaataataataaaagttaaatttaaattaaattatattcattGGGTtgtatttaacaatttaaaggtaaaattaaacaaatttataattaaaattaatttcttctattaataaaatcgtgaaaattttaaatataataatattatcaattaacttttattaaatttaacctaaaacTGAATTGAACACTAAAAGATAATATCATTAgctttgaatattaaaatatataaattttgtcaAACACAAATACTAGATTAGaccaaaaataatacaattaccACATTAAAAGAATATGTCAAATTCGAGCATCAAAAGATTATTAGGCCTAAATGAAATTCTTAGTAAAAACCATCAATCTTATATAGTAAGACAAAGCCTACCTAAGTGTAGAACAAGAACATATATAAATCTTACTATATAAGGTCCTAAATTAGGAATATTTATGCACCATCAATGAATAATAATATGACAcatcatcattaaattaaagaaaaaaatggagaacttgtaaataaacacaaatagtttatttaaacataatcaaacattaactataactattataaataaatattgataaatctCACATTTAGAATCTTgaatttaaaagtttagggtctAAAGTCTCGTATTTAGGTTTCAGAGTTTTAGCATAAATACATACATTGTTTGCTGTAGCATTTCACGTCAAAGGTGTGGATATATgtttgtgtttatatatatatatatataatattgttaaTACTTATGCAGAAACTATACGaggaaatgaaaatgaggaTTGAAGCCACTATAAAGTTGAACCGAATTCCAGATCACATTCGTAAACAACACAAAGGATTTCGTGAATGGGACTTCGTTTTAAGCAAACATGATCATCAAACCATTCTTCAAGTAATTACTCGTTTCATAAACtctcaattaattaattaaagtcgAATAGTTGAGCTTAATCAATTAATGGTGCTTTAATTAATGTTTCTTAGATCCTAATTGATGGAAGAGACTCCAATGCTGTGGATATTGAAGGAAACCCTTTGCCAACTCTAGTGTACTTGGCAAGAGAGAAAAGACCCCAACATCACCACCATTTCAAAGCTGGATCCATGAATGCTCTTGTaagtatataatattatataggcctaaatatgtacatataaaaagctcataaaattaaatgagcATTCAAACTCTTACTGTTTTATTGCAAACAATTAAGTTATCAAACGTATACTTTCATATAATTAAGTCAATGACtgggaaaaaaaattgatcgGAGGGAACAATCAATTTTTGTCCTTTTGATAGTCAGAGCAATTGGGGTTAGGATGACTATTTACTTTTAATTGagtacttttttttaatatttaaacttattatatataaatatttttttgaaagtaatttaattttcttgttacTAACTGATTTTATGGTGACAATTAGATAAGGGTTTCATCAAGGATAAGCAATGGTCCAATTATTTTGAATGTGGATTGCGATATGTATGCCAACAATTCAAAGGCAGTCAAATACTCTCTGTGCCTTTTCATGGATGAAAAGAAGGGAGATGAGATTGCCTACGTACAGTTTCTTCAGAGTTTCGATAATCtcacaaaaaatgaaatttatgctAGCTCTTTTCGAGTACTGCAACAAGTAAGTAATTCAGTCTTTAATAGAAAGGTTTCAAGCAAACaatgattaatataatcatattgtatataATCTTGATattgattttcattttggttatatTTGATCTGTCTGTGTTGGTTAAGTTGGAGCTTCATGGACTTGATGCAATTGGAGGACCATGCTACAATGGCTCAGGATGCTTTCACAGGAGACAGGCTCTCTGTGggaagaaatatgagaaaaactATAAAGTTGATTGGAAGAAAGTAAGTGATACAAAGGCTGATGAAAGTGCGAGCTTCCTTGAAGAAACATGTAAAGTTCTTGCAAGCTGTACCTTTGAACACAACACAACATGGGGAAAAGAGGtgcatttttttcattcttacGTGAATACACAAATGAACATGAACCATTATAGTTTATTTAGCTGATTAATTCAAGTTAGCTGTAAGAGGTGACGTTTAAGTAGGTTTGAGttctaatttcattaattatagtctctttttctatttttaagtaTTAACTTGTTGAATGTCACATTTTAAGGATAATGCATGAATCTAATAGGTTATCACCTAATTAACATAGGCAAGTAGACATGGATTTGAACATTTCTTAATAGTAATGATAATAAGTTTTTCGCTGCAGATGGGTTTAATATATGGCTTTCTAGTGGAAGATATAATTACAGGTTTGAATATACAATGTAAAGGCTGGAAATCTATGTATTTAAGCCCTGAAAGAGATGGCTTCTTAGGAGTTGCACCAATAACATTATTACAGACGCTTGTCCAACATAAGAGATGGATGGATGGTCACCTTCAAGTTTTCCTATCGAGATATTGCCCCTTGTTGTATGGATATAAAAAGATCCCTCTTAAGCTTCGACTTGCTTATTGTCCGTACAACTTGTGGGCTGCAAACTGCTTGGCTACGTTGTATATTGTTGTTATGCCATGTCTTTGTTTGCTTAAAGGCATCTCATTGTTCCCTAAGGTATGAAGCTCCTAGGTTCTTAACTATCTATCTCGTAGGATGCTATATGGAATGATCCTAAAACCATGCCAACCTGCAGATATCAAGGCCCTGGGTGTTCCCATTTGCATATGTTGCCTTTGTACACCGTGCATATAGCCTAAATGAATTTCTATGGTGCGGAGGCACATTCCGAGGTTGGTGCAATGATCAAAGGATGTGGTTGTTCAATAGAACATCTGCATACTTCTTTGCATTATTTGAAACCATCTTGAAGCTATTAGGATATTCACGGCTAAACTTTGTTGTCACTGCCAAAGTAGCTGATAAAGAAGCCTTGAAAAGATATGATGGAGAGTTGATTGAGTTTGGTGCTACTTCACCAATGTTTGATATTTTAGCCACACTTGCAATGTTGAATTTGTTTGGTATCTTTGGGGCACTCAAGAAGGTCATCTTGGATGTAGATGAGGACTTACAGGTTTTGGAGAAATTTGGGTTGCAAATTCTCCTCTGCTTTGTTTTGGTTACAATCAACTTGCCTGTATACCAAGCACTCTTTTTCAGGAATGACAATGGCAAGATGCCCAGTTCAGTTACTTACAAGTCTATTATTTTCGCCATGCTAGCCTGTACTGTAACCATGtgtttctaaaaaaaaacacaagtgTTGAAGTTTGATTCTTTCAATaagtttgattttatatattgaGGTATATGAGATTCTAGAATAAATGTGTCGTTAAGAGGATCACAACAATTTACTAGTTGTATTTAAACAAGTAAATGGTTTTGTCGAGGAGTGTTGAAGTTGGCCAGCATGCTGCCTTGTTGCACCAGAAACAGCTCGAGCCAGTGAAGTTGCAGCAGAAGATCAAGCCACtgtttcattttgttatttttgaattgatgatttgtaaCTTAGttgaaaacaaaacaagttGTACTTGATGTTTTAGGTACTGATAAGATGAAAAATAAGCTTGTCTATGTGTGCAAGTAAGGTTTTGTAAGTTACAATGTAATTAGTGGGTTAGGTAGTGTTTTAGGTGCTGATTTGCTTATGCTGACCAGCTCAAGTCTGGTATTTGTATTGGCTTTAAgccattgttcattttaatgaATATTCGTTCAAAAAATTTGTTCATCCAATACTCTCTCTTTTGCTTTCATTGTTCAGTTCCTAGAAGCTTAATTTTGTTCTTGAAAACTGTTTTGTTTCTTCTGCAAGTCTCGAGCCTTGTTGCTCAAGTTTCAGCTGATCTTGCTTGAACACAGCTCATAACACTAACAAGGAGGAACTTGCTTCTGGGTATAAAACCACGATATCTCAAGCTATATTAGATAAGgtgttatttttttggtttaaattgtTTAAGATAAAGTCCTCTTAATAAATGTACTTTTTAGAGTTTGAATTTATATTCACACCCTTATAAGACCAGATTACTACAACCTTAATCAACAATTTTATGTCCATGACATATTATTACACATGCTTGACAGATGATTAATTGTAACAGCAGAATCTTATGTGATTCCATTTATTTATTGGATATACTGGATGGTAAAGAGGTGTAGGTTAACCACAAGGGGGAGAGGAGAGTGACCAGAGAGCTCAATTCCGTCATGGCTGACATACCAGCAGCCAACAAATCTACCGCCTAGGAAGAGCCAGCAGCAGGGCCAGGTCACCAAGGACTGTCGTCGCCACCGTAGAGCACGTCGAGGACATCAATGGTTTCAAATCCTGCGCCTTCGAGAGTGTATTAGAACCTGGACTATGAGGGTCATGAAAGTAATTTACTCCTATCAAAAGTATGTGAGTAGTACATTatcttagaatttttatttaatgaactACCTTTATATCCGCTACCCATAATCtcatatttattcaaaaaatttggtttaaggATGTAAAAAgctttcaaacttttaaaagaatttaattaaactcttttttttcactcaattggtatttaaacttttaaattgtatcaaaatgacattaaacttttcaaaaaaacaattaagtccttgcttttttttgcactcaattgattgcttgaactttcaaaatgcattaaaaaggtcatcaaactttttcaaaaaaaaaagtaattaagtccctacttttttcttttgtactcaattgggtacttgaacttttaaaatgtattaaaaaagccctcaaattttttcaaaaacaaaaatttaagcccctgatttttttacactcaattaggtacttgaactgtaaaatgtatcaaaaaggcTCATTAACcgttaactttaacagtttaccgttaaagttaactgtctctaatttttttcagttGAAGCCATCCTTGTCACAACCACAGCatgacatgtggcaaaaaattaaaaaaataaaaatcaatgaaagttataaaaattattaaattttaataaaaaatataaacatatttaaattttattaaaaaatagaaaaaaattaattgtaacCTCTCAAACCCGGCTTAGACGTTAGGGCTAGATTGaaaaggctacattagccactgaaatggctaagctaacttacgttacttttgaagattttaaataaactcattttacagaaaaactCGTAGTTGTACTTTTGTgttaatttaaaacattcatttattggGTCAATTGTActaaagatttattttattgttgatagtattgttttagaaaaatcgttTGCTTATCGCTCATCTTTGTAAAAACTcaatgttaaactaatgcaacgaaaaaatcatttttcaagtcattttggaaccTAGTTGTCTTATCAATTTGTTTCTCAGAAACGGTTCCTTTGCAATGCAACAGAAATTAGAgaacaatgtcaaattttacttaagccaaACATTATGCATTTTctggttattatgcttgagtaatccatggatgcaaaaatttccaaatgaaaagttaccaaaacacaaaccagaaataattaaaaattacaaaccaaaaccaatagagATTGAtcaaaacttattaaaaatagtttgaggtccaaggtgattctccgTATGCCGGGTCTAGTCCTAGTTttgaggtttacctgaaaaattaaacactatggggggtgagcttatgaaagcttagtgtgagtcaaataattatttaaacactCATAAATAGCAAATACAGTGAAGCATATTAGCATTAATAGAAGAACACAGAACCATCattggaatttcatatcattacatagaaattatcaaatcgatgtcaaatggtgtatgagcatgagtcatcattcattcgagtaaaaatcattaattttgatatcattcaatacaacacaatacaatacgtagcataaatcaataacattcgagTATGTTATGAGAATGacgcaatgcaaaaaggttcccaCCCAAACCATCCattacacaccacgagttctcCAGAACCTATCTGCCAAACTCCAACGAATGCGAGTAAAGCttgatgtggtaaaaccaccgaATAACAATATTGCAGTAAAACTGCCGTATAACAAATAATGTGATATAATCGCCTATTCCCTCGATACTCCAAATGCAATGCACTGTCTATGAATAAATGCGGACTTAATATGCCATTGGTACTCCACGGAACTCTTTTGTTAACTACAAAATATCTCATCCCAATGCACATACAATATGTCATACAATATTTACATAGccataatttaatacttttcacatttaattgaCATGCTCAACATGCCTTCAATAATTGAATACTTTTAGTGAATGAAATCAATGTTCcaactttcaaattaccattaagatAGTATCATTCAACATTACACAATTTCAAATACTTTTACGAATTTCCAATGTGCATGTGTAGCAACATTTCCAATATAACATAGCAACTTTTTTCATGCAATCATATCATTCATAAACtcatattttaacaaatcatGTCATACATACAACAAATCTCATACCAAATAACACAATCATGCATCACAATATCAATCACATAATCACACTGTCAAACTAGCAACTTTGCTAACACATCAATCTTTTACGGCTCGAAACGTACCTAGTTTGGCcacttacaaattaattatttggctattaaatcaatccaatcaaaaatctaaatcataaaatataacatgataatTATCATTATCAAACAAGTTTATGAGTTTAgcacccacaccttattttacGTATTTTCGCAACACTCTAGCGAACCTTCCGATTTTCTTAATAAACCTTAAAACGAACCTAAATTAAAAaccaatataaattcaattaattcaccTCCTAAATAACCCCCTaaacacccacttatgggtTCAAACCAATTGTCACAATTACAACTATTTTACGAATCCAAACTATTTAGATATCTTACACTGTTTTGATGCGAATCATATATGCGAACGTCTTTCGAGTTTACGGTTGACTTGGGGCatttgggtcagcacctaaCACATGCATACTAGAAAACCAGTAGtcaatattgattaaaattcttcatttaACCAATCTATAACCTTTACCTAATAACTGTGTCGATACAACAAACTAGCTTGCATTTAATCGCACTTACGCTTCCTGATTTGTGAGATTCGAATGGCCAATTGATCAAGAACGTTTTCCCCTAATTCATATGTAATTAAAGGCTGATTAGAagggttcaagaactcaaattaatgcTGGAAATGGATGGGcaaaaatttagaaacaaaacAGTCCCCTTTCTTACACCTAGGCACACGTACCACCACCCTTGGTGGTCAAAATTGGGGTTGATTCAAGAACAAATTTGTGatccttttaaaatataaaataactttaaaatattgaaaattccCCCAAATTCCAGATtggaaatttaggtttttaattaacaagattaatcaagaaattaaaagaaaacaaaaacttacaCAAGCTAAGTGAAAGGGGCGACAATGACACTTCTTGGCAAAGATAGGCATCAATCTTGGAGACTTAAGATTTCAGATTTGTGACTAATTTAATTAGAGAAAAATGACAGCAATATGATGGAGGAGATGATGCAaaatcttgtggcaaaaagaaaagaaatagatgaTAAAACTAGGTATTATGGGTGATGGCAACAatggagaaaggaaaaaaattgaagtaaaaagagGAGAAGGGAGGAATGGCTAGGGTGagtaaaaatagattaaagGCTGGTTATTTTGTGTCAAATCTAACATTTATACCTACGGTTACAAGAGTATGGACGacacacacattaaaaataagagattttgtaaaaattaattattttgcatAGGAAAGGATTCAAACTTAGGAcctcaatttaatttcaatgtttttctatttatcaATTAACCATTAAGCTATTTCctcatttttgaaataattttgcgctatttcctcatttttgaaataattttgcaatatttattttaaaaacaatgcatgtcacatactagggtttaagacaaaatttacaaaataataaaaatgatacaATAGAAGGATTTGAACTTGAGTTTCAAGGAACATTTCattaacacttaaccaacaaaccaatacctcatttatttcctaaaacgCACAGATAATCTCAAATTTTAGGGCATGACCACTCTCCCTCCCTCTCTATTCACAAATTCGATTCCACTAACCCCAATTTTTGTAatgttacaaatataaaaatcgtaaaaattataaaaatattgtaaaattttataaaaatcataaaa
This genomic window contains:
- the LOC105804459 gene encoding cellulose synthase-like protein E1, with product MAKCSYVPLFETKQVKGRVLFRCIAASIFLGICFIVMYRLMFFPVGGKVERWIWIGQFLSELWFCFYWFLTTVSRWNSVYRLPYIQRLSQRFEKELPGIDIFVCTADPLIEPPSMVVNTVLSVMAYDYPPEKLSIYLSDDGGSDLTFYAMLEAANFSKTWLPFCKKFRVEPTSPEAYFRTASEPLNDADNWLSVKKLYEEMKMRIEATIKLNRIPDHIRKQHKGFREWDFVLSKHDHQTILQILIDGRDSNAVDIEGNPLPTLVYLAREKRPQHHHHFKAGSMNALIRVSSRISNGPIILNVDCDMYANNSKAVKYSLCLFMDEKKGDEIAYVQFLQSFDNLTKNEIYASSFRVLQQLELHGLDAIGGPCYNGSGCFHRRQALCGKKYEKNYKVDWKKVSDTKADESASFLEETCKVLASCTFEHNTTWGKEMGLIYGFLVEDIITGLNIQCKGWKSMYLSPERDGFLGVAPITLLQTLVQHKRWMDGHLQVFLSRYCPLLYGYKKIPLKLRLAYCPYNLWAANCLATLYIVVMPCLCLLKGISLFPKISRPWVFPFAYVAFVHRAYSLNEFLWCGGTFRGWCNDQRMWLFNRTSAYFFALFETILKLLGYSRLNFVVTAKVADKEALKRYDGELIEFGATSPMFDILATLAMLNLFGIFGALKKVILDVDEDLQVLEKFGLQILLCFVLVTINLPVYQALFFRNDNGKMPSSVTYKSIIFAMLACTVTMCF